AGAGGGCGCTGAGACGCTTATCTTTACAAGAGAGGTAATCCGGGGAGGCGGCATTGCGGCGATAAAGGGCATTGGCGGGTTCCACCTCTGCTGCGACGCGAAAAACGCCGAGGCGGTTTCCCGGCTGCGCAGGCTCAAGAACCGCCCGTTTAAGCCTTTTGCCGTCATGTTGAGGGATATGGAGACTGTGCGGCGCGAGTGCAAGACAGACGAGGCGCAGGAGGCGCTGCTGGACGGCCCGCAGAAGCCGATTATCCTCCTCGAGCGCAGCGGCAGAGGCGAGATATGCCCCGAGGTCGCTCCCGGCAACCCGAAAATCGGCGTCATGCTCCCCTATGCGCCTATACAGTTGCTGCTGTTTTCATACCCGGACGGCAAAGATATGACCGATTGCTTTGTTATGACAAGCGGAAACCCCTCCGGCGCGCCCATCTGCCGCAACGACGAAGAAGCGGTAAAAGAACTTTCCGGCATGTGCGACGTAATCCTTTCAAATGACCGCAAGATTAGGCTGCGCGCCGACGATTCCGTTATGGCGTTTTTTGAAGGGCGCCCCTATATGATTCGGCGCTCAAGGGGCTATGCTCCCCTGCCGGTCGTTCTGCCGCATGTCAACGATGGCAGCGTGCTCGCCGTCGGCGGCGAGTTAAAAAATACCTTCTGCCTTGCCCGCGGCAATCTGCTCTATCTGTCGCCATACATCGCCGACCTTGCTGACCTTCGGAGCGTAAAGGCGCTTGAAGAGGCTACGGCAAGGATGGAACGGCTTTTGGAGATATCCCCGCAGGCTGTCGCCTGCGACCTGCACCCGAAATACAACTCAACGGAGTTTGCCAAAAGCCTCGGGCTGCCCGTTATACAAGTCCAGCACCACTACGCGCATATTGCGTCCTGCATGGCTGAGAACGGGTTTGAGGAGGAGGTTATCGGCGTCGCCTTTGACGGCACCGGCTACGGCACCGATGGCACAATCTGGGGCGGGGAATTTTTAAAAGCCTCTTACTCAGGCTTTGAACGGCTGGGCAGTATCGCCCCGTTCCGTCAGGCCGGAGGAGAACTCGCCGTCAAAGAAGGCTGGAGGGTGGCATTGTCTCTCCTGCTCAATGCTTTCGGCTCGGAAAGCGCCGCGGGAGAAGCCGCCGAAAAGCTGGGGCTTTGTGATAAAACTGCTATAAGGACGCAGTTTGCCATGCTCAAAAACAACATCAACTGCGTAACCTCCACAAGCGCCGGCAGGCTGTTCGACGCGGCAAGCGCGATTCTTGGGATAAAAAGGCGCTCGACCTTTGAGGGAGAGGCTTCATCCGCCCTTGAATACGCTGCGGATAAAAATACCGGCTATAATTTTGAGCCAAACATTTCGACATATATGGACGGAAGGTTTATAATAGAGATTAGCGGCTTTATTAAATACCTTGCTGAAAAAGCGATTGAAGGCACTTCAAAATCATATCTTGCCGGCGCGTTTCACAGCGCTGTGGCGCAGATGGTGAGGGCAGGCTGCATTAAATGCAGGGAGCTTACCGGTATAAATACCGTTGCCCTTTCCGGCGGCGTTTTTCAAAATCTGCTGCTGCTTGAAAAATGCGTCAATTTGCTTAAAAGCGACGGATTTTATGTGCTTACCCACTCGCTTGTGCCGCCCAACGACGGCGGCATAGCGCTCGGTCAGGCCGCGGTTGCTTTAAATAAGCTATGAAATAATTAATAGAATGGAGATTTACTATGTGTGTTGGACTACCCGCAAGAGTTGAGGAGATTAACGACGGCATGGCCGTTATCGACGCTTCGGGCGCAAAACGGAAGGTTTCCGTCGAACTTATAAAAGATCTTAAACCGGGCGATTATGTGATGATCCACGCGGGAATCGCAATCGCCAAAATAACCGCCGAGGAAGCGGAGGAAACTCAAGCCATCTTGGAGGAACTTTATGCTGAAACAAAGTGACCCCGTCAGCATTATTAAAAACTACGGCGGGCCTCCAATAAGGATCATGGAAATCTGCGGCACGCATACCCATGAAATTTTCAGGCTGGGTATAAGAAATATTCTGCCGGAAAATATAAAGCTTATTTCTGGCCCCGGGTGCCCCGTCTGCGTCACGCCCACAGGGTTTATCGACGAGGCCTTGATGTTGGCTCTTGACTACGGCGCGACAATATGCACCTTCGGCGACCTCGTCAGGGTGCCGGGAAGCGAGATGAACCTTGCGGACGCAAGGGCAAAGGGTGCCAGGGTTCAAGTGGTTTATTCGCCCCTTGACGCCGCTGACTATGCTGCCAATCATCCCGGCGAAAAGGTAGTATTTCTTTCCGTCGGTTTTGAAACAACGGTTCCGGCAAGCTGTCTTGCCGTCAAAAAGGCGCAAAAGGACGGGCTTAAAAACTTCTTTTTGCTGACGGCCAACAAGACCATGACAAACGCCTACCGCCTGCTCGGCGGCAGCGCGGACGCTTTTCTCTACCCCGGCCATGTCAGCGCCATTACCGGCACTGAGGTATACGACAAACTGAAAGAGGAAGGTATCTCCGGCGCTGTCTGCGGCTTTACTTCAGGCGAAATTCTGGCAGCCATTGCGGTTATAATCAAAAAGCTCGGCGAAGGCGAACCCTTTGCCGTCAACTGCTATCCGAGGGTCGTCACCCGGGAGGGCAGCCCCGCGGCAAAGAAACTTATATCGGAAACAATGAAGGATTGTGACGCCGTCTGGCGCGGGCTCGGCGTCATCAAAAATTCCGGGCTGACGCTTAACGGCGGCTATGAGGATTTTGACGCGCGGCTCAAATTTTCCCTGCCTAAAGTCAAAGGCAAGGAAAACCCGCTGTGCCGCTGCGGCGATATACTAAGGGGCAGCTGCAGGCCCTATGAGTGCAGTCTGTTCGGGAAAGCCTGCACGCCGGGCCATCCGGTCGGCGCTTGCATGGTTTCAAGCGAGGGCACCTGCTCGGCATACTACAAATACGGAGGCAGCTTATGAATGGTATAATAACGCTTGCCCACGGTGCGGGCGGCAGACAGACTTCGGAGCTTATTGAAAGCGTTTTCAAAGCACATTTCAGCAATCCGTCCTTTACATCCGACGACGCGGCTGTGCTCGATTTTGCCGGCGGCAAACTCGCCTTTACGACAGACAGCTTTATTGTTTCACCCTGGGAGTTTCCGGGCGGGAATATCGGCAAACTGAGTATCTGCGGAACGGTCAACGATTTGTCCTGCATGGGCGCAAAACCGTTATACCTTTCCTGCGCGTTTGTTATAGAAGAGGGATTTTCTATCGCTAACCTTGAAAAAATCGCTGCCGCTATGGAAGAGACCGCAAAGGAAGCGGGCGTCAATATTGTGGCCGGCGACACAAAGGTTGCGGGAAAAGGTCAGTGCGACGGCGTTTTTATCACAACTACCGGCATTGGCAGAGTTATGGACGGGGCGTCGCTCTCCGGGGCGAACGCGCGCCCGGGCGACGCCGTTATCGTGACGGGCGACATCGGCCGCCACGGCTGCACTATCCTGCTCGCGAGGAACGATTTCGGCATAACAGCAGACTGCACCAGCGACTGCGCTCCCCTCTGGGGAACGGTAGAAGACATGTTCGCCGCAACAAAGAATATCCATGCACTACGAGACGCGACCCGCGGCGGCGTCGGCACTGTGCTTTATGAGATAGCGTCACAGAGCGGCGTCGGCATCCGGCTCAATTCAACAGCAATACCTGTTTCCGGCGAGGTAAAGGGCGTCTGCGGCATGCTCGGCCTTGAACCGCTCTATCTTGCCTGCGAGGGCCGGCTCGTAGTATTCGCGTCAAAGGACGACGCTGAAAAGTTAATTGAGGTTTTAAGGCGCGGCAAATATTCACAAAACGCCGCTATAATCGGCGAAGTAACGGAAGATATGCCCGGCCGCGTAGTAGTTGAAACCGAGGTTGGCGGGGAAACGCTCCTGCCGCCGCCGGGAGGAGAACTTCTTCCCCGAATCTGCTGAAAAATATTGATACACAAAACGTTCCGCAGGGCTTTTGCTGCGGAACGTTTTTATTTGCTGCATTGCGGGCGGATAACTTATATCCTGTTATCGCCCAAATTATAAAGCCTGCAGCCGTGTAAATTTGCGGCTGCAGGCCTTTTTTATCGCTAAAATTATTCGCGGATCAAACGTTAAATCTGAACAGCACGACGTCGCCGTCCTGCATTACATAGCTCTTGCCCTCGGAGCGCACAAGGCCTTTTTCTCTCGCCGCCGCCATGCTGCCGCATTTTACAAGGTCATCAAACGAGACAACCTCGGCACGGATAAAGCCGCGTTCGAAATCCGAATGTATCTTTCCCGCTGCCTGCGGCGCCTTAGTGCCTCTCGTTATCGTCCAAGCGCGCACCTCAGGTTCGCCTGCGGTCAGGAATGATATAAGGCCAAGCAGCTTGTAGCTCGCCTTGATGAGCCTGTCGAGGCCCGATTCCTTAAGCCCCAAATCGGCGAGGAAAAGTTCCTTTTCCTCTTTTGACATATCCGACAGCTCTTCCTCTGTCTTTGCGCAGATGGGAAGCACCTCGGCGCCCTCTTTTTCAGCCTCCGCCCGCAGTTTTTGATAATGCGGGTTATTTTCAAAACCGTTCTTGAAATCCTCTTCGCTCATGTTCGCGGCGTAGATTACCGGCTTGTCGGTGAGCAGCGCCATGGGTTTGAGCATAGCGCGGTCATCCTCGCTTTTCTCCATTGCGCGGACGGGGATCCCCTTTTCCAGGGCGTCTTTTATTTTCAAAAGCAGGTCAAGCTCTGCCTGATACTTCTTGTCGCCTTTCAGCGCTTTCTTTGTCTTGTCGATTCTGCGCTCAACAACTTCCAAATCGGCAAAAATAAGCTCAAGATTTATCGTCTCCATATCCCGCAGGGGGTCAACACTGCCCTCGACGTGCATAACGTCTGTGCCCTCAAAGCAGCGGACAACATGTACTATAGCATCGACTTCCCTTATATGTGACAGGAACTTGTTGCCGAGGCCTTCACCCTTTGACGCTCCGCGCACCAGGCCGGCGATATCGACGAATTCTATGACAGCAGGAGTGACCTTCTGCGGATTATACATCTTTGCAAGCACATCAAGCCTCTCGTCAGGCACAGAAACGACACCGACGTTGGGTTCGATTGTGCAGAACGGGTAGTTAGCGGATTCAGCTCCCGCATTTGTTATCGCGTTAAAAAGAGTGCTTTTGCCGACATTCGGCAAACCTACTATACCAAGCTTCATTGTGTCAACTACATTCCTTTCGGTTATATGAATTGCGGCGGCAGCAATTTCTCTATACAAAAAACAAAGTGCCGCCGCGGCACCGCAACATCTCTATTTATTATAATGGATAGTCAACCCATGCGCAACCGTCAGCTTTAAATATAGCCCATGATTCCTCTGACGGAGACCTCCGATGAGGCCAGTTTTATTGTTTTGCCGCCGCTTTCAATATTAAGCGTGCCGTCAGCGTTTACGCCGACCGCCTTGCCGTATATTTCACCCTCCGGCGTTATGGCCTTGACCTGTCTGCCTATGGTTATGCAGGACGCTGTGTATTCATCGAAAAATTCCTTAGGGCTTATGTTTTCGCGGATATCTTCAAGGCTGTTGAGTATGCCGGCGACAACCTTTTCCGGCTCAAGGTCAATCCCCGTCAGCATCTTTATGGAAGCGCCGTGGGGAATCCCCGCGTTCTTGAAAAATTCGGGCTTTTGGGTCAGGTTGACGCCAATGCCGCAGACCGTTATGCAGCCGCCGTCGGTTATTTTTGACTCGCACAATATACCGCAGACCTTTTTGCCGTACAAAATTATATCATTTGGCCATTTTATCTTGAATTCTTTGCTCTTGCAGAGATTATTAAGGGTTCTCGTTACTGCAAGGGCACTTATCAGCGACAGGGGTATACCGCCTGTGTCCTTATCCTTAAACAGTACGGATATGGCGGCCATCTGGCCTTTTGCCCCAGCCCATCCGTGACCGCGCCTGCCCTTTCCGGCAAGCTGGTCCATTGTGACAGCGGCGCTGCCGTTGGGAATATTCTCAGCCGCGTCCTTCAAAAAATCGTTTGTAGAGTTCAGCTTTTCAAAACAAAATAGGCTTCGTCCCGTATATTTGGTTGTCAGCAGCTCTTGTATCTTTTGTTCTGTCAACTTTCTACCTCCACAATATTAAGTACCACGCCGGCGTTTGTTATGTCTATGATACCATAAGTAGGCGAGCCTCCTCGCGGGTGCCCGAGGCTGCCCGGATTCATAATGTAAAGACCTTTTTCATATGTGGCAACCGGGATATGGGTGTGACCAAAGAGCACAATATCCGCCTCCCTGCGCCTTGCTTCGTTTATTACCCCGTCTATGCCGAATTTCACATGATATCTATGGCCATGGGTGTAAAAAATACGCTTGCCGCTTACAACGGTTTCGCCCACGTCGGGTAGCTGCGACCCGAAATCACAGTTGCCTGAAACGCTAAGTATATTTCTGCCCCTTAAGTACAGTCTTATATCATCAACGTCGCTTTCGTGGTCGCCCAAATGTATAAACAGATCCGCTTTCGGCTGCTGGAAAATCGCACGTTCAAAGTTTGATATATTCCCATGGGTATCTGAAATTACTACAATGCGCACTATTCGGTCAGTTCCTTTTCTCTTTTTATCATTCATATTTTGCCGCCGGAAATTGCAAAATGTGGCGGCAGGACTTTATTTATTATAACCCATTTGAAAAGTAATGTCATACACCTTTAATGCATAATATGAAATGTATAGATATAATTTCAGACTCATTGTCTATTCGTTCAGGAGGTTTTTATATGCCGCGGAATAATTCAAACGACCAGCTCGGAGCTATGCTCGAAACAGCCGGAAGGAAACTCGGCATTTCCCCGGACGCGCTGCGTGCCGCTCTCAGCGATCCGAAAAAAGCACAGCAGCTTGTCGGTGAAATCGACAGAAAAAGCGGCGGAAAAATATGCTCAGGCGGTATTGAATCGCTTGAAAAGATGGTTCGAAACAATCCGCAGGCCAGAAAAATATATGACGACATAATAAGGGGCGGAAAAAATGGATGATTTGAGCGGAAAGATAAACGAGATTTTATCAGACCCCGCAAGTATGGAGCGTATAAGAAAACTGGCAGAAATGCTCATGGGAACCGGGGGCGGCAGTCAAAATACCGCCCCTCCCCCAGAAGAAAAAAATGTGCCGGCTCCAAATACGACGAATAGCGACTTCCCCATTGACCCGGCAATGCTTATGAAGCTCAAAAGCGCGTTCGAAATGATAAATAGAGACGACCCCAGAATAACCCTTTTGGCTGCGCTCAAGCCGAACCTCAGCGCGGCAAGGCGCAAAAAAATAGACGACGCCATACATATCCTGCGCCTTTTAAGCCTTATGCCACTCCTGAAAGAACAAGGGCTGTTTAAAGACCTATTCTAACTTTAAACGCTGCTATAAAAGAAATTACCGGTCAGTTGACCGGCAATGAAGGGACTGATTATATGGCAAGGCACAATCCGGAATCGGAAGATGACTTTATAAGAATGCAGCAGGAAGCCATAAGGCGCGTGCGGGAAATGCAGCGACGGGCACGTGCGACCTTGGAGAACGCTGGAATGCATATCGAAAACAAAGACGACCCATTTCCTCCGCCGCAGGCCTACCCAGGATATGCGCGGGAACCTGAAACGCCGCATATGCCGCCTGTTGCTCCCGCTCCGCCGCAAAGCGCTGACAACCCGCCGGCAGCTCTTGCTGAGCAGAAAAAGCCCGAGCCTGTGCAAAAGCCTGCAAGCAGCGTTCCCCGCAAAAGCGGGATAAACTTTTCACTTGACCACGACCAGCTGCTCCTGCTTGCGATTATACTTATGTTAATTCAGGACAGCGGAGACAAATGGCTGCTGCTGTCACTTGCTTATGTACTTATTTAGCTATCATTCGGCCGGTGTGCTTTCTTCCAGATCAATTCTTTTTAGTGCCTCTATAATCTCAAGCGCTTTGTTGGAAACTGAAGAAACTTCTTTGCTCGGGGCTCCTATGAAATTCCCTTGAACCGCGTCAACGCCCATGCGGTACAGTATTTTGAGCTCATCCATATTTTCTACGCCAACAGCTATTATTTTTGCGCCTATCATTCTGGCTATCTGAAGCACGTTATTAAGCTCGCTTATTCTATTTATATTATAATTAACGTTTATCTGATGGACAAAACGCCCAGAAATCTTAACATAGTTTGGACTTAGGCAGGATATAGCATTGATATTTGAAAAGTTACAGGTAATATTGTCAATTGCGACCTGAAAACCGTCGGACTTATATGAATTTATTAGAGACTGAAAACTTTCAAGCGAACAGAGCGCATTTTGTTCGGATATTTCAACAACAACACGGTGGGGCGGAATGCCGAAATCCCTTGACCTGCGGACAACATTGTCTGCCTTATCGTCACTATATATGGCTATAGGGTCAATATTGATAAAAAGCGGTTTCAGAATATTGCGTTTTGAAGCGTTTATAAGGGCCATTTTCCGCAACAAAACATCAAGGTCACTTATGCGGTTGCGCCTTTTCGCCTCGGCAATAAGAGCGGTAGGCATATAAAAGTTTGTGCCTTTCGGTCCCCGGCTCAATGCCTCGTAGCCTATCACGTTACCGTCAGAAAGGCTGACGATAGGTTGAAAATAGGTGTCTACAAAGGCATTTTTCAAGATATCATCGAAATTCGCTCTACCTTTCATACTCTATAACCTGACTTTCTAAAATTTATTTAAATTCAACAAAACAATCAGGATTATAAAACTTTTCACGGAGAATTTCAAAGAAATTTATTCCAGTTGTCATTGAATTCCCTGAGTATATGCGTATTTCGATGCCTATCGTGTAGTGGGTTGCAAAATATTGCAGCAAGCCTATAATTATAAGAGCAATCTGAAACCGGAGGAATTATAAAAACCGTTTATGAAAATTGTTATTGCAGCTGTAAATTCTAAATTTGTTCATATGTCGCTCGCGCCATGGTATCTTAAGGCGGCGTGTGAAGACCTCTGTGAAATAAAAGTCTTGGAACTTACTATAAATCAGGACAAGCCTGAAATACTGCGCTGTATTTACAACGAAAAGCCGGATATCATTGCTTTTTCATGTTATATATTCAACATAAGCCATATCCTGTCTGTCATACAAGACCTAAAAAAGATACTTCCTAAAGCGGTTATAATTCTCGGCGGGCCGGAGGTATCCTATAACGCCGAGGATGTTTTATTGCGCAACAGTGATGTGGATTATGTAGTCTGTTCGGAAGGTGAAGAGCGTTTAAAACAGCTTCTCACTTGTATTATCCGCGGTGAAAGCCCAGACGGGATAGACGGTATTGCCTACCGCGAAAAGGGAGAAGTCAAATACAACCCGCCGATAAATTATATAAAAGACCTTGATACAATCGTTTCGCCTTATACTGATGAGATGTTGAAGGCCGCAAAGAACAAAATCGCCTATTTTGAATCGTCCCGCGGATGCCCTTTTAGCTGTGCCTACTGCTTGTCCGGCAGTTCGGGCGGCGTACGCCGTTTTTCCTTAAACAGGGTCAAAAGCGATCTTGAAAGGCTCATGTTGTCGGACGCACGCCAGATAAAATTTGTCGACCGGACCTTCAACTGCAATCCGTCCCGGGCGCGGGAAATAATTAAATTTATACTCAATATGTCAAAATCATACAAATCAGGCAAGGCGTCACAAAAAAATTATCATTTCGAAGCCGCTGCTGATTTGTTTGACGACGAGACGATAGAGCTTTTATCAACGGCGCCTGCGGGGCTTTTTCAGCTTGAAATAGGGATTCAAAGCTTCAACGAAAAAGCGCTTGCAGCTTCTGCCCGAAAAACCAATCTTGAACGTTGCAAAGACAATATCAAAAAGCTGGTTTCATGCGGCAATATGCACATTCACCTTGACCTTATCGCCGGCCTACCCTACGAGGATTTTAAAAGTTTTAGCCAAAGCTTTGATAAGATCTATGAACTATCACCGCACTGCATACAGCTTGGATTTCTAAAGCTGCTGCACGGTTCAGCTTTGCGCAATGACGCTTCCAAATATGGATATGTATTTTCAGAACAGCCGCCCTATGAGGTGCTCAGCACGCCCTGGCTCAGCTATGACGACATTCTCGTCCTCAAAGGCGTGGAAGCGGCAGTGGACGTTCTTTACAACACCGGTAGATTTTTTCATTCACTTACTTATATTATATCTAAGTTGGAATCCGCTTTCAATTTCTTTTTGAAATTTTCGCAAATTTTGCAGGAATTTTATCCAGAAGGCTATGGGATTCCGTCCCGCGAGCTTTATAAAATGCTGCTGAATTTCGCTAAAGAATTTTTGCCGTCTGACTACAACACTATAAATGAATTGCTGAAATTTGACTTCTTCATCTCTGACAGCTCATGCAACCCGCCAAAAGCACTTGAAAGGCACAGTCTGCCCAACGCCCGAGAGCTTTATGCCGCTGAAAGGAGCAAAGGGCGCGTTCATTTCGAGCGCTTTTCGGTAAATCCGCTCGAGCCTTCTTCAAAGGTGCAGACCGATATTAAATTCGACTATACTACAAAAAATCCCGTCACGGGGCATTATGGGTATACATTTATTTGATTCGATCCTGATATTATGTAAACTTGCCGTTGGTTTATTCTTCGCCTGCCGGTTCATTCCGACAATCTTTGAAGCTTTGCAAAATCGGTAATGACAATCCTGCCGCGCTCAAGCCTCACAGCGCCGTCGTTTTCAAAGTATTTCAGCAGCCTGCTCACAACCTCCCGCGCGGTGCCGAGGTTTTTCGCAATCATTTCGTGGGTTACGCTGAGGCTCTCAGATTTTGTCAGTTCGGATTGCCTAAGCAGGAAACCAGCTATGCGCTGCCCCACATTTTTTGAAACGAGCTGCTCCACCACCCACATAACTTCAGAGAAGCGCTTTGACATCAGGCTCACTTCAAA
This DNA window, taken from [Clostridium] cellulosi, encodes the following:
- the hypF gene encoding hydrogenase maturation protein HypF (High confidence in function and specificity) — translated: MEDIKCLLIRVYGIVQGVGFRPFVSRIAAKAGILGSVCNKGPYVEIIAQGDDKQLADFLARLKTQAPERSTILKIETSEIPAKKLHKFEIIKSGREKGEIFVSPDIAICKKCKEELFDKENRRYLHPFINCTACGPRLTILDSMPYDRERTSMSEFPMCADCHDEYTDPKCRRYHAQPVCCNKCGPRLYIPGSEKEGAETLIFTREVIRGGGIAAIKGIGGFHLCCDAKNAEAVSRLRRLKNRPFKPFAVMLRDMETVRRECKTDEAQEALLDGPQKPIILLERSGRGEICPEVAPGNPKIGVMLPYAPIQLLLFSYPDGKDMTDCFVMTSGNPSGAPICRNDEEAVKELSGMCDVILSNDRKIRLRADDSVMAFFEGRPYMIRRSRGYAPLPVVLPHVNDGSVLAVGGELKNTFCLARGNLLYLSPYIADLADLRSVKALEEATARMERLLEISPQAVACDLHPKYNSTEFAKSLGLPVIQVQHHYAHIASCMAENGFEEEVIGVAFDGTGYGTDGTIWGGEFLKASYSGFERLGSIAPFRQAGGELAVKEGWRVALSLLLNAFGSESAAGEAAEKLGLCDKTAIRTQFAMLKNNINCVTSTSAGRLFDAASAILGIKRRSTFEGEASSALEYAADKNTGYNFEPNISTYMDGRFIIEISGFIKYLAEKAIEGTSKSYLAGAFHSAVAQMVRAGCIKCRELTGINTVALSGGVFQNLLLLEKCVNLLKSDGFYVLTHSLVPPNDGGIALGQAAVALNKL
- a CDS encoding hypothetical protein (Family membership) → MCVGLPARVEEINDGMAVIDASGAKRKVSVELIKDLKPGDYVMIHAGIAIAKITAEEAEETQAILEELYAETK
- the hypD gene encoding hydrogenase expression/formation protein HypD (High confidence in function and specificity) — translated: MLKQSDPVSIIKNYGGPPIRIMEICGTHTHEIFRLGIRNILPENIKLISGPGCPVCVTPTGFIDEALMLALDYGATICTFGDLVRVPGSEMNLADARAKGARVQVVYSPLDAADYAANHPGEKVVFLSVGFETTVPASCLAVKKAQKDGLKNFFLLTANKTMTNAYRLLGGSADAFLYPGHVSAITGTEVYDKLKEEGISGAVCGFTSGEILAAIAVIIKKLGEGEPFAVNCYPRVVTREGSPAAKKLISETMKDCDAVWRGLGVIKNSGLTLNGGYEDFDARLKFSLPKVKGKENPLCRCGDILRGSCRPYECSLFGKACTPGHPVGACMVSSEGTCSAYYKYGGSL
- the hypE gene encoding Hydrogenase expression/formation protein HypE (High confidence in function and specificity) — encoded protein: MNGIITLAHGAGGRQTSELIESVFKAHFSNPSFTSDDAAVLDFAGGKLAFTTDSFIVSPWEFPGGNIGKLSICGTVNDLSCMGAKPLYLSCAFVIEEGFSIANLEKIAAAMEETAKEAGVNIVAGDTKVAGKGQCDGVFITTTGIGRVMDGASLSGANARPGDAVIVTGDIGRHGCTILLARNDFGITADCTSDCAPLWGTVEDMFAATKNIHALRDATRGGVGTVLYEIASQSGVGIRLNSTAIPVSGEVKGVCGMLGLEPLYLACEGRLVVFASKDDAEKLIEVLRRGKYSQNAAIIGEVTEDMPGRVVVETEVGGETLLPPPGGELLPRIC
- the engD gene encoding GTP-dependent nucleic acid-binding protein EngD (High confidence in function and specificity), coding for MYREIAAAAIHITERNVVDTMKLGIVGLPNVGKSTLFNAITNAGAESANYPFCTIEPNVGVVSVPDERLDVLAKMYNPQKVTPAVIEFVDIAGLVRGASKGEGLGNKFLSHIREVDAIVHVVRCFEGTDVMHVEGSVDPLRDMETINLELIFADLEVVERRIDKTKKALKGDKKYQAELDLLLKIKDALEKGIPVRAMEKSEDDRAMLKPMALLTDKPVIYAANMSEEDFKNGFENNPHYQKLRAEAEKEGAEVLPICAKTEEELSDMSKEEKELFLADLGLKESGLDRLIKASYKLLGLISFLTAGEPEVRAWTITRGTKAPQAAGKIHSDFERGFIRAEVVSFDDLVKCGSMAAAREKGLVRSEGKSYVMQDGDVVLFRFNV
- a CDS encoding hypothetical protein (Family membership); its protein translation is MTEQKIQELLTTKYTGRSLFCFEKLNSTNDFLKDAAENIPNGSAAVTMDQLAGKGRRGHGWAGAKGQMAAISVLFKDKDTGGIPLSLISALAVTRTLNNLCKSKEFKIKWPNDIILYGKKVCGILCESKITDGGCITVCGIGVNLTQKPEFFKNAGIPHGASIKMLTGIDLEPEKVVAGILNSLEDIRENISPKEFFDEYTASCITIGRQVKAITPEGEIYGKAVGVNADGTLNIESGGKTIKLASSEVSVRGIMGYI
- a CDS encoding hypothetical protein (Family membership); protein product: MNDKKRKGTDRIVRIVVISDTHGNISNFERAIFQQPKADLFIHLGDHESDVDDIRLYLRGRNILSVSGNCDFGSQLPDVGETVVSGKRIFYTHGHRYHVKFGIDGVINEARRREADIVLFGHTHIPVATYEKGLYIMNPGSLGHPRGGSPTYGIIDITNAGVVLNIVEVES
- a CDS encoding hypothetical protein (Family membership), with protein sequence MPRNNSNDQLGAMLETAGRKLGISPDALRAALSDPKKAQQLVGEIDRKSGGKICSGGIESLEKMVRNNPQARKIYDDIIRGGKNG
- a CDS encoding hypothetical protein (Family membership) translates to MDDLSGKINEILSDPASMERIRKLAEMLMGTGGGSQNTAPPPEEKNVPAPNTTNSDFPIDPAMLMKLKSAFEMINRDDPRITLLAALKPNLSAARRKKIDDAIHILRLLSLMPLLKEQGLFKDLF
- a CDS encoding hypothetical protein (Family membership), producing MARHNPESEDDFIRMQQEAIRRVREMQRRARATLENAGMHIENKDDPFPPPQAYPGYAREPETPHMPPVAPAPPQSADNPPAALAEQKKPEPVQKPASSVPRKSGINFSLDHDQLLLLAIILMLIQDSGDKWLLLSLAYVLI
- a CDS encoding hypothetical protein (Family membership); this translates as MKGRANFDDILKNAFVDTYFQPIVSLSDGNVIGYEALSRGPKGTNFYMPTALIAEAKRRNRISDLDVLLRKMALINASKRNILKPLFINIDPIAIYSDDKADNVVRRSRDFGIPPHRVVVEISEQNALCSLESFQSLINSYKSDGFQVAIDNITCNFSNINAISCLSPNYVKISGRFVHQINVNYNINRISELNNVLQIARMIGAKIIAVGVENMDELKILYRMGVDAVQGNFIGAPSKEVSSVSNKALEIIEALKRIDLEESTPAE
- a CDS encoding radical SAM family protein (High confidence in function and specificity), encoding MKIVIAAVNSKFVHMSLAPWYLKAACEDLCEIKVLELTINQDKPEILRCIYNEKPDIIAFSCYIFNISHILSVIQDLKKILPKAVIILGGPEVSYNAEDVLLRNSDVDYVVCSEGEERLKQLLTCIIRGESPDGIDGIAYREKGEVKYNPPINYIKDLDTIVSPYTDEMLKAAKNKIAYFESSRGCPFSCAYCLSGSSGGVRRFSLNRVKSDLERLMLSDARQIKFVDRTFNCNPSRAREIIKFILNMSKSYKSGKASQKNYHFEAAADLFDDETIELLSTAPAGLFQLEIGIQSFNEKALAASARKTNLERCKDNIKKLVSCGNMHIHLDLIAGLPYEDFKSFSQSFDKIYELSPHCIQLGFLKLLHGSALRNDASKYGYVFSEQPPYEVLSTPWLSYDDILVLKGVEAAVDVLYNTGRFFHSLTYIISKLESAFNFFLKFSQILQEFYPEGYGIPSRELYKMLLNFAKEFLPSDYNTINELLKFDFFISDSSCNPPKALERHSLPNARELYAAERSKGRVHFERFSVNPLEPSSKVQTDIKFDYTTKNPVTGHYGYTFI